The following coding sequences are from one Devosia neptuniae window:
- a CDS encoding flavin reductase family protein, producing the protein MDQLADTHTHFDFAALDARQRYKLLIGTVIPRPIALITTLGLDGKANAGPFSFFNVLTHDPAIVAIGVENYSDMSFKDTARNIRETGEFTVHIVDQALAAQMEICAIKFGPEIDELAEAGLATTPGQMVRSPRILAAPAALECRRYMTLEVGKAREIILGEVVGLYVRSDAVDPTNLHIDQHAMDAIGRLGGHSYTRTQDQFEVKTPSVAEWENGKPEAG; encoded by the coding sequence ATGGATCAACTGGCCGACACGCATACCCATTTCGATTTTGCCGCGCTCGACGCGCGGCAGAGATATAAGCTCTTGATCGGCACCGTCATCCCGCGCCCGATCGCTCTCATCACCACGCTCGGCCTTGATGGAAAAGCCAATGCCGGCCCTTTCAGCTTCTTCAATGTGCTCACGCATGATCCGGCCATCGTCGCCATCGGCGTCGAGAATTATTCGGACATGAGCTTCAAGGACACGGCCCGTAATATCCGCGAAACGGGCGAATTCACCGTGCACATCGTCGACCAGGCCCTGGCGGCACAGATGGAAATCTGCGCCATCAAATTCGGCCCCGAGATAGACGAACTCGCCGAAGCCGGACTCGCAACGACCCCCGGCCAAATGGTGCGCAGCCCGCGCATTCTAGCCGCACCAGCCGCCCTCGAATGCCGCCGCTACATGACCCTGGAAGTCGGCAAGGCCCGCGAGATCATCCTGGGCGAAGTCGTCGGCCTCTATGTCCGCTCCGACGCCGTCGATCCCACAAACCTGCATATCGACCAGCACGCCATGGACGCCATCGGCCGCCTCGGCGGCCACAGCTATACCCGCACGCAGGATCAGTTCGAAGTCAAAACACCAAGTGTGGCAGAGTGGGAGAATGGCAAACCCGAGGCCGGCTAA
- a CDS encoding efflux RND transporter periplasmic adaptor subunit, with protein sequence MSNIQHNSASQSSLSVEVDGTAIYAETIIGGGTRIGGETPIRPRRVPRFIAVVMAVAVLGSAFYAIMSWRDARAAAAAAASAWAPAPVQVSAVELAFENLPLSIAAIGSLQAADEIVLAPEVGGRISQINFESGETVDAGTVLVALDDKTEQAELLAAQARSRFADLQLERSQRLAPSGTESRQALQQREVEAEQARADVAIIDARIAQRNITAPFAGVIGLRQVAPGAFVTAGQSIATLTAIDTLHVDFSVPQRDLPKLDIGATVRVTIDVFPDQDFTATVTAIDPVISAQTRNVTVQATLDNADGTLRPGMFANVSVSLPSKPDTILVPGTAIQQSASGDVAYLVRDGVAAIVPVTVGTRLDGRVEVISGLAPGDVLITEGQLRVAPGAAVTIADPNAPAAAPAW encoded by the coding sequence ATGTCCAATATCCAGCACAATAGCGCTTCCCAATCCAGTCTGTCCGTCGAAGTGGATGGCACGGCAATCTATGCCGAGACCATTATCGGCGGCGGCACCAGAATTGGCGGTGAAACGCCAATCCGGCCCCGGCGCGTACCGCGTTTTATAGCCGTAGTCATGGCGGTTGCCGTGCTGGGGTCGGCCTTCTATGCCATCATGTCCTGGCGCGATGCCCGCGCCGCCGCCGCAGCCGCGGCTTCCGCCTGGGCCCCGGCGCCCGTTCAGGTCTCGGCGGTCGAGCTGGCGTTCGAAAATCTGCCGCTGAGCATCGCGGCTATCGGCTCACTGCAGGCCGCCGACGAAATCGTGCTGGCGCCCGAAGTGGGGGGCCGCATCAGCCAGATCAATTTCGAATCCGGTGAAACGGTGGATGCCGGCACGGTGCTCGTCGCCCTGGATGACAAGACGGAGCAAGCCGAACTGCTGGCCGCCCAGGCGCGCTCCCGCTTCGCCGATCTGCAACTCGAACGCTCGCAGCGCCTCGCGCCATCGGGCACCGAATCCCGCCAGGCCTTGCAGCAGCGCGAAGTTGAGGCCGAGCAGGCGCGGGCCGATGTCGCCATCATCGACGCCCGCATCGCCCAAAGGAACATCACCGCGCCCTTTGCCGGGGTTATCGGCCTGCGCCAGGTTGCGCCCGGTGCCTTCGTCACCGCCGGGCAGAGCATTGCCACGCTGACCGCCATCGACACGCTGCACGTCGATTTCAGCGTGCCGCAACGCGACCTGCCCAAGCTGGATATCGGCGCCACGGTCAGGGTCACGATCGACGTGTTCCCCGATCAGGACTTCACCGCCACCGTCACGGCGATCGACCCCGTGATCTCCGCGCAAACCCGCAATGTGACCGTGCAGGCCACGCTGGACAATGCCGACGGCACGCTGCGGCCCGGCATGTTCGCCAATGTGTCGGTGTCATTGCCGTCCAAGCCCGACACCATCCTGGTGCCCGGAACCGCCATCCAGCAAAGCGCTTCGGGCGATGTGGCCTATCTCGTGCGGGACGGCGTGGCGGCCATCGTGCCGGTCACGGTCGGAACCCGGCTGGATGGCCGGGTCGAGGTCATTTCCGGCCTGGCGCCCGGCGATGTGCTGATCACCGAGGGACAGTTGCGTGTCGCGCCGGGCGCCGCCGTCACCATCGCCGATCCCAATGCTCCCGCTGCTGCACCCGCCTGGTAG
- a CDS encoding efflux RND transporter permease subunit has product MSFTDIFIRRPILSVVVSLLILLVGGIGLFSLPIRQYPNLESATITINTAFPGATQEVMQGFVTSQIAQSIATASGIEYLQSTSTTGLSSIKAKLVLNADADRAMTEILAKVQQIKYLLPVGVSDPMITKITDGASAVQYISFTSTTMTVPQITDYITRVAQPLFTSINGVASAPLAGAQQLALRIWIDPDALSARDLTAGDVVAALRANNVQAAPGVLRSGQTVTNITASTDLTNIDDFRQMVIKSGAGGLVRLSDIATLEIGGQSYDTGARYNGERSVVVEVYPTPEGNPLDIVAAAEQVIEDIQATAPPGLKIANAFDIAHFVHASISEVEHTLVEAVIIVVVVIFLFLGSMRAVIIPVITIPLSLIGTAALMLAFGFSINLLTLLAMVLAIGLVVDDAIVVVENIHRHIVDGKTPVEAAIIGAREIVGPVIAMTVTLAAVYAPIGMMGGLTGGLFREFAFTLAGSVVVSGVVALTLSPMMTALLINRKVTEGRLSLAVEHFFEKVARGYAALLGHSLNHRWAVLAGAVMVFAATVVFFTQSQSEMAPPEDQGVVFTAARAPQYASLDYTAAATRQVDAIFSRLPEFGSSFFVDGIDGQNNSFGGVVLKDWAERDRNSDEVQGQLFGESAGILSASITAFQPSALPAASAGLPFQLVLRSTAGYDAIFEQMETLKWAAWQSGLFAWVETDLAFDSPSTNIAIDTAKAGELGVSMQTTADTLAALVGGNYVNRFNYYDRSYDVIPQVAAKDRVTPEDLGSYHVRTASGTTVPLSTIVTSTASVQANRLGQFNQMNAATLSAVLLPGATMGQAVDYMQSQPLAPGMSIDWLADSRQFVAEGSQLTVAFGFALVVIFLVLAAQYESFRDPFVILLTVPLALSGALVPLYLGFTTINIYTQIGLVTLIGLISKHGILMVAFANEIQVSKGYDRRAAIIEASAVRMRPILMTTAAMVTGLVPLLMADGAGSASRFAIGIVVVMGMLVGTLFTLFMLPTFYVLLAKDHRKASKRTGTGLVPAPGQ; this is encoded by the coding sequence ATGTCCTTTACTGATATTTTTATCCGCCGGCCCATCCTGTCGGTGGTGGTCAGCCTGTTGATCCTGCTGGTCGGCGGCATCGGCCTGTTCTCGCTTCCCATCCGGCAATATCCGAACCTGGAAAGCGCGACGATCACCATCAATACCGCATTTCCGGGGGCAACCCAGGAGGTGATGCAGGGCTTTGTCACCAGCCAGATCGCCCAATCGATCGCCACCGCCAGCGGTATCGAATATCTGCAATCGACCTCGACCACGGGGCTGAGCAGCATCAAGGCCAAGCTGGTGCTGAATGCCGATGCCGACCGCGCCATGACCGAAATCCTGGCCAAGGTGCAGCAGATCAAATATCTGCTGCCCGTAGGCGTGTCCGATCCGATGATCACCAAGATCACCGACGGCGCCTCGGCGGTGCAGTATATCTCGTTTACCAGCACCACGATGACGGTGCCGCAGATCACCGACTACATCACCCGCGTCGCCCAGCCGCTGTTCACCTCGATCAACGGGGTGGCCTCGGCGCCACTGGCCGGCGCCCAGCAACTGGCTTTGCGCATCTGGATCGATCCGGATGCGCTGTCGGCCCGCGACCTGACCGCCGGCGACGTGGTTGCGGCGCTGCGCGCCAACAATGTTCAGGCCGCTCCCGGCGTGTTGCGGTCCGGCCAGACGGTCACCAACATCACCGCTTCGACCGATCTGACCAATATTGACGACTTCCGCCAGATGGTCATCAAGAGCGGCGCTGGCGGGCTGGTACGTCTCTCCGATATCGCCACGCTGGAAATCGGCGGCCAGAGCTACGATACCGGCGCCCGCTACAATGGCGAGCGATCGGTGGTGGTCGAGGTCTATCCCACCCCTGAGGGCAATCCGCTCGATATCGTGGCCGCGGCCGAACAAGTCATCGAGGATATCCAGGCGACCGCGCCTCCGGGACTGAAAATAGCCAATGCCTTCGACATCGCCCATTTCGTCCACGCCTCGATTTCCGAGGTCGAACACACCCTGGTCGAGGCGGTGATCATCGTCGTGGTGGTGATCTTCCTGTTCCTGGGCTCGATGCGCGCGGTGATCATTCCGGTGATCACCATTCCGCTCTCACTCATCGGCACGGCGGCGCTGATGCTCGCATTCGGCTTCTCGATCAATCTGCTGACACTGTTGGCCATGGTGCTGGCCATTGGCCTTGTCGTCGACGATGCCATCGTGGTGGTGGAGAATATTCACCGCCATATCGTGGACGGCAAAACCCCGGTCGAAGCCGCCATTATCGGCGCCCGCGAGATCGTGGGGCCGGTCATCGCCATGACCGTCACGCTGGCCGCGGTCTATGCGCCGATCGGCATGATGGGCGGTCTCACCGGGGGGCTGTTCCGCGAATTCGCCTTCACCCTGGCCGGTTCGGTCGTGGTGTCGGGCGTGGTGGCGCTGACCCTGTCGCCGATGATGACCGCGCTCCTGATCAACCGCAAGGTCACCGAAGGCCGGCTCTCGCTGGCCGTCGAACACTTTTTCGAAAAGGTCGCCCGCGGCTATGCGGCTCTGCTCGGTCACAGCCTCAATCACCGTTGGGCGGTATTGGCGGGCGCAGTAATGGTCTTTGCAGCGACGGTCGTGTTCTTCACCCAGAGCCAGAGCGAAATGGCGCCGCCGGAGGACCAGGGCGTGGTGTTTACCGCGGCTCGGGCGCCGCAATATGCCAGCCTCGATTATACCGCCGCTGCGACAAGGCAAGTTGACGCGATCTTCTCGCGCCTGCCGGAATTCGGCTCCAGCTTCTTCGTCGATGGCATTGATGGGCAGAACAATTCCTTCGGCGGGGTGGTTTTGAAGGACTGGGCCGAACGGGATCGCAATTCGGATGAAGTACAGGGGCAGTTGTTCGGCGAGTCTGCCGGCATTCTGAGCGCTTCAATCACCGCGTTCCAGCCATCGGCGCTACCGGCGGCCAGCGCGGGCCTGCCGTTCCAGCTCGTGCTGCGCTCGACCGCCGGATACGACGCGATCTTCGAGCAGATGGAAACGTTGAAATGGGCGGCGTGGCAAAGTGGCCTCTTCGCCTGGGTCGAGACGGATCTGGCGTTCGATAGTCCGTCCACCAATATCGCCATCGATACCGCCAAGGCTGGTGAATTGGGGGTCAGCATGCAGACCACCGCCGACACGCTGGCCGCCCTGGTGGGTGGCAATTACGTCAACCGGTTCAATTATTATGACCGTTCCTACGACGTCATACCGCAGGTGGCGGCCAAGGACCGGGTGACGCCGGAAGACCTGGGCTCCTATCACGTCCGCACCGCATCGGGGACGACGGTGCCGCTATCGACCATCGTCACCAGCACGGCAAGCGTGCAGGCCAATCGTCTGGGCCAGTTCAACCAGATGAATGCCGCAACCCTGTCTGCCGTGCTGCTGCCTGGGGCCACCATGGGCCAGGCTGTCGACTATATGCAGTCCCAGCCGCTGGCGCCCGGCATGAGCATCGACTGGCTGGCCGACAGCCGGCAGTTCGTCGCCGAAGGCAGCCAGCTGACCGTCGCTTTCGGCTTTGCCCTCGTGGTGATCTTTCTCGTGCTTGCCGCCCAATATGAGAGCTTCCGCGACCCCTTCGTCATCCTGCTGACGGTGCCGCTGGCGCTGAGTGGAGCCCTGGTGCCGCTCTATCTGGGCTTCACCACGATCAACATCTACACCCAGATCGGGCTGGTGACATTGATCGGACTGATCTCCAAGCACGGCATCCTGATGGTGGCCTTTGCCAATGAAATCCAGGTAAGCAAGGGCTATGACAGGCGCGCGGCAATCATCGAGGCATCTGCGGTGCGCATGCGCCCCATCCTGATGACCACGGCGGCCATGGTCACCGGCCTCGTGCCCCTGCTGATGGCCGACGGCGCCGGTTCGGCAAGCCGGTTTGCCATCGGCATCGTCGTGGTGATGGGCATGCTGGTGGGCACGCTCTTCACCCTGTTCATGCTACCCACCTTCTACGTGCTGCTGGCCAAGGACCACCGCAAGGCGAGCAAGCGGACCGGCACGGGCTTGGTGCCTGCGCCCGGCCAATAA
- a CDS encoding metallophosphoesterase family protein, with amino-acid sequence MITLAHISDIHLSPMPEVALRDLLGKRLTGFLNWKLKRHGELNSETLARLVAHMQGQNADFTAVTGDMTNLALDSEVARAGDWLRALGSPERIAVCPGNHDAYVPGALETAQKDWGDYLKGETLDSAAFPFVRRVGELAIISCSSAVPTRPFLAIGRFDEKQADRLGRILKAMGDAGYFRTVLIHHPPNAELQHPSFGLKGHKLFRQVIAEHGAELILHGHTHRSSIHSIPGKNHEVPVVGVAAASAAQGGTLDDPARYNLFRIEKSGEGWTCTMREYGFQRLGSDIVMRLQMRIY; translated from the coding sequence ATGATCACCCTTGCCCACATCTCCGACATCCATCTTTCGCCCATGCCCGAGGTCGCCCTGCGCGATCTGCTTGGCAAGCGGCTGACCGGCTTCCTCAACTGGAAGCTCAAGCGGCATGGCGAACTCAATAGCGAGACGCTGGCGCGCCTTGTAGCCCACATGCAGGGCCAGAATGCCGATTTTACGGCAGTGACGGGCGATATGACCAATCTGGCGCTCGACAGCGAAGTGGCCCGCGCCGGCGACTGGCTGCGAGCTTTGGGCAGCCCGGAACGCATCGCCGTTTGCCCCGGCAATCACGACGCCTATGTGCCCGGCGCGCTCGAAACCGCCCAAAAGGATTGGGGCGATTACCTTAAGGGCGAGACGCTGGATAGCGCGGCCTTCCCCTTCGTTCGCCGCGTGGGCGAGCTCGCGATCATTTCCTGCTCGAGCGCCGTGCCAACCCGGCCCTTCCTGGCCATCGGCCGGTTCGACGAAAAGCAGGCTGACCGGCTGGGGCGGATTTTGAAGGCTATGGGCGATGCGGGTTATTTCCGCACCGTGCTGATCCATCACCCGCCCAATGCCGAACTCCAGCATCCCTCATTCGGGCTCAAGGGACACAAGCTGTTCCGCCAGGTCATTGCCGAACACGGCGCCGAGTTGATCCTGCACGGGCACACCCACCGCTCCTCGATCCACTCCATTCCCGGCAAGAACCACGAAGTGCCGGTGGTCGGCGTCGCCGCAGCCAGCGCCGCCCAGGGCGGCACACTGGACGACCCGGCACGCTACAATCTGTTCCGCATCGAAAAATCCGGCGAAGGCTGGACCTGCACCATGCGCGAATACGGCTTCCAGCGCCTGGGCTCGGACATCGTCATGCGCCTGCAAATGCGGATCTACTAA
- a CDS encoding NUDIX domain-containing protein, with protein sequence MQMNRFQQVRAKVFLTLKGLWHRMTIGARIMLVDGDKVFLIRHTYVPGWQFPGGGVDPGETMEAAARREALEETGYRVTGPIELFGIYHNASPVTDRDHVAFYVAKNHVLERAFKPNHEIAEAGWFDRKALPQGVTPATSQRIDEYFDGQPKREIWGY encoded by the coding sequence ATGCAGATGAATCGATTCCAGCAGGTGCGCGCCAAGGTCTTCCTGACGCTCAAGGGGCTTTGGCACAGGATGACTATAGGCGCGCGCATCATGCTGGTGGATGGGGACAAGGTGTTCCTGATCCGCCATACCTATGTGCCGGGCTGGCAGTTCCCCGGCGGCGGTGTCGATCCCGGCGAAACCATGGAGGCGGCGGCCCGGCGCGAAGCGCTGGAAGAAACCGGCTATCGGGTCACCGGGCCGATCGAGCTGTTCGGCATCTATCACAATGCCAGCCCCGTGACCGATCGTGACCATGTGGCCTTCTATGTCGCCAAGAACCATGTGCTGGAGCGCGCGTTCAAGCCCAATCACGAGATCGCCGAAGCCGGCTGGTTTGACCGCAAGGCATTGCCGCAGGGGGTTACGCCAGCGACCTCGCAGCGGATTGATGAATATTTTGATGGGCAACCGAAGCGGGAGATTTGGGGGTATTGA
- a CDS encoding glutathione S-transferase family protein produces MGQLIDGKWSTQWYDTKKTGGKFERSQAGFRNWITADGSAGPSGTGGFKAEAGRYHLYVSLACPWAHRTLIVRKLKNLEDLISVSVVSPKMPDETGWSFLTDEGSTGDDLLGKDFLWQVYTQAVPDYTGRVTVPVLWDKQTGTIVSNESSEIIRMFNSAFDELTGNTDDYYPEALRPQIDAINARVYDDINNGVYKAGFATRQEAYDEAVAKLFDALDWVEGLLGETAYLTGETITEADWRLFTTLVRFDAVYVGHFKCNRKRIADYPNLSHYLKALYEVPGVKETVDFDHIRTHYYWSHITINPTRIIPVGPELPFLK; encoded by the coding sequence GTGGGACAACTGATCGACGGTAAATGGTCCACCCAATGGTACGACACCAAAAAGACGGGCGGCAAATTCGAGCGCAGCCAGGCGGGCTTCCGCAACTGGATCACTGCTGACGGCAGCGCCGGCCCATCGGGCACAGGCGGGTTCAAGGCCGAGGCCGGGCGCTATCACCTCTATGTGTCGCTGGCCTGCCCTTGGGCACATCGCACACTGATCGTCCGCAAGCTCAAGAATCTGGAAGACCTGATCTCGGTGTCGGTCGTCTCGCCCAAAATGCCCGACGAAACTGGCTGGAGCTTTCTGACCGACGAAGGCTCGACCGGCGATGACCTGCTCGGCAAGGACTTCCTGTGGCAGGTCTACACTCAGGCCGTGCCGGACTATACCGGCCGCGTCACCGTGCCCGTGCTGTGGGACAAGCAGACCGGCACCATCGTCTCCAATGAAAGCTCGGAAATCATCCGCATGTTCAACTCGGCCTTCGACGAGCTGACCGGCAATACGGACGATTATTACCCCGAGGCCCTGCGCCCGCAGATCGACGCCATCAATGCCCGCGTCTATGACGACATCAACAATGGCGTCTACAAGGCCGGCTTTGCCACCAGGCAGGAGGCCTATGACGAGGCCGTCGCCAAGCTGTTCGACGCACTGGACTGGGTGGAAGGTCTATTGGGCGAAACCGCTTATCTCACCGGCGAGACCATCACCGAAGCCGATTGGCGGCTGTTTACGACGCTGGTGCGGTTCGACGCGGTCTATGTTGGCCACTTCAAATGCAACCGCAAACGCATCGCCGATTACCCCAATCTCAGCCACTATCTCAAGGCGCTGTACGAGGTTCCCGGTGTGAAGGAAACGGTCGATTTCGACCACATCCGCACGCATTACTACTGGAGCCACATCACGATTAATCCGACGCGGATTATCCCGGTTGGGCCGGAGCTGCCGTTTTTAAAGTGA
- a CDS encoding GNAT family N-acetyltransferase encodes MSLLSAPSAAAAAVSASPIHAPTVRYANAADDAFIEELQAIAFGPGRFARTAFRIRERFPIDKSLSLVAEVDGTPCGSVWMTPISIGGINGWMLGPLATHPNFRKLGAGKLLAREVTKRALARGDGQFVMLVGDRDYYCPLGWEPTTLGAIQFPGPVDPTRVLVYADDKSLATTLSGSIAAFQR; translated from the coding sequence ATGAGCCTTCTATCTGCGCCTTCGGCTGCGGCCGCTGCTGTCTCCGCTTCGCCCATTCACGCGCCCACCGTTCGCTACGCAAATGCCGCCGATGATGCTTTCATCGAGGAATTGCAGGCTATTGCCTTTGGCCCGGGCCGGTTTGCCCGCACCGCATTTCGCATCCGCGAGCGGTTTCCGATCGACAAGAGCCTGAGCCTGGTTGCCGAGGTCGATGGCACGCCTTGCGGCTCGGTTTGGATGACCCCGATCAGCATTGGCGGCATCAATGGCTGGATGCTCGGCCCGCTGGCTACCCATCCCAATTTCCGCAAGCTCGGCGCCGGCAAGCTGCTCGCCCGCGAAGTCACCAAGCGCGCTTTGGCGCGGGGCGATGGCCAGTTCGTCATGCTGGTGGGCGACCGCGACTATTATTGCCCGCTGGGCTGGGAGCCCACCACTTTGGGCGCCATCCAGTTTCCGGGCCCGGTCGATCCGACCCGCGTGCTGGTCTATGCCGATGATAAATCGCTGGCCACGACGCTCAGCGGTTCGATCGCGGCGTTCCAGCGATAA
- a CDS encoding CoA pyrophosphatase: MSLDASVIDQLAARLLAAPPALPGGEQLVPDWLPERAFDRPPVPAAVLIALIRRPEGYTVLYTERSPDLRAHSGQVAFPGGKVDAADADVGAAALREAYEEVGMRRQDARILGFMPTYFTGTNYLITPVVAEVEPSGPFVPNPGEVHSVFEVPLQRILDTESYGRFRIKRNGREHSTWQIDHDGHTIWGITANLTRQFRDLALGEVAL, translated from the coding sequence TTGTCGCTGGACGCCTCCGTCATCGATCAACTTGCCGCGCGGCTGCTGGCTGCCCCGCCTGCTCTGCCAGGTGGCGAACAGCTGGTGCCCGATTGGCTGCCAGAGCGGGCCTTCGATCGCCCGCCCGTGCCGGCGGCGGTGCTGATCGCGCTGATTCGGCGGCCCGAGGGCTATACCGTGCTTTATACCGAGCGCTCGCCGGATCTGCGGGCGCATTCGGGTCAGGTGGCGTTTCCCGGCGGCAAGGTGGATGCCGCCGACGCCGATGTCGGAGCCGCGGCTTTGCGCGAGGCCTATGAAGAGGTCGGCATGCGGCGCCAGGATGCGCGCATTCTGGGCTTCATGCCCACCTATTTCACCGGGACCAATTACCTGATCACGCCGGTCGTTGCCGAGGTCGAGCCCAGCGGCCCCTTCGTGCCCAATCCGGGCGAGGTGCATTCGGTGTTCGAAGTGCCGCTGCAGCGGATTCTGGACACCGAGAGCTATGGCCGGTTCCGCATCAAGCGGAATGGGCGGGAGCACAGCACCTGGCAGATCGACCATGATGGCCACACAATCTGGGGCATTACTGCCAATCTGACCCGCCAGTTCCGCGATCTGGCGCTGGGCGAGGTCGCGCTATGA
- a CDS encoding CCA tRNA nucleotidyltransferase, producing the protein MKPEERLAAAEWLLRPETQAIFAALDGDKGRTRAVGGVVRDTLLARERDNPDIDLATVLTPDEVIARAKANGIAHYPTGIDHGTVTLKLGETLAEVTTLRRDVETDGRHAVVAFGTDWAEDAARRDFTLNALYCEADGTLFDPLGGINDALNGRVRFIGDAATRIAEDSLRVYRFFRFSASHGGEKFDPDGLAACAAAVGQLGHLSAERVGSEIMRMLALPDIALTLGAMAAIGLIEIDADRVKTLKAYETLGGFTAATRLAVLIGDRPAEVVQQQWRLSNEVMRAAQTVAAAAEMVEQDRLDEAAYRFGEVAVEGLALAAAQGGWKPDRLAEAARSLAAVQLVPFPISGNDLAGLGIKPGPALGQELARLERIWIDSGFALDREALLAQAKV; encoded by the coding sequence ATGAAGCCGGAAGAACGGCTGGCCGCGGCCGAATGGCTCCTGCGTCCTGAAACACAGGCGATTTTTGCTGCACTCGATGGCGACAAGGGCCGCACCCGCGCCGTTGGCGGTGTGGTGCGCGACACGCTGCTGGCCCGCGAGCGGGATAATCCCGATATTGATCTGGCGACCGTACTCACGCCCGATGAAGTCATTGCGCGGGCCAAGGCCAATGGCATTGCCCACTATCCCACCGGCATCGACCACGGCACGGTGACCCTCAAACTGGGTGAGACCCTGGCCGAGGTCACGACGCTGCGCCGGGATGTGGAAACCGATGGCCGCCATGCCGTGGTGGCCTTTGGCACTGATTGGGCCGAGGACGCCGCCCGCCGCGATTTCACGCTCAATGCGCTCTATTGCGAGGCGGATGGCACTCTGTTCGACCCATTGGGCGGCATTAATGACGCGCTCAATGGCCGGGTGCGTTTCATCGGCGACGCCGCGACGCGCATCGCGGAAGATAGCTTGCGCGTCTATCGCTTCTTCCGCTTTTCAGCCAGCCATGGCGGCGAAAAGTTCGACCCCGATGGGCTGGCGGCCTGTGCCGCTGCGGTCGGGCAATTGGGCCATCTGTCGGCCGAGCGGGTCGGCAGCGAAATCATGCGCATGCTGGCTTTGCCCGATATCGCGCTGACCTTGGGCGCCATGGCAGCCATCGGGCTGATTGAGATCGACGCCGATCGGGTCAAAACACTGAAAGCCTATGAAACATTGGGCGGCTTTACCGCCGCCACCCGGCTTGCCGTTCTGATCGGCGACCGGCCCGCCGAAGTCGTTCAACAGCAATGGCGGCTCTCGAACGAGGTCATGCGAGCGGCCCAAACCGTGGCCGCCGCCGCTGAGATGGTCGAGCAGGACCGGCTGGATGAAGCTGCCTATCGATTTGGCGAGGTGGCCGTCGAAGGCCTGGCGCTGGCCGCAGCGCAAGGCGGCTGGAAGCCCGACCGACTGGCCGAGGCCGCTCGCTCGCTGGCCGCCGTGCAATTGGTGCCGTTTCCGATTTCGGGCAATGATCTGGCCGGCCTCGGCATCAAACCGGGGCCGGCTCTGGGCCAGGAACTGGCGCGCCTTGAGCGCATCTGGATCGACAGCGGCTTTGCCCTGGATCGGGAGGCGCTGCTGGCGCAGGCGAAAGTTTAG
- a CDS encoding DUF1059 domain-containing protein: MKRFDSGSLIPGSTWHAEAESEAEVVRRAVENLKTLHGETDVRPEMIERIKERIVDTDGPKATKH, encoded by the coding sequence ATGAAACGCTTTGATTCGGGCTCACTGATCCCCGGCTCCACCTGGCATGCCGAGGCGGAAAGCGAAGCCGAAGTGGTGCGCCGCGCAGTGGAAAATCTCAAGACCCTGCATGGCGAAACCGATGTGCGCCCCGAAATGATCGAGCGCATCAAGGAGCGCATCGTCGATACCGACGGGCCCAAGGCGACCAAGCACTAA